TTGTTTAGAGAGAGTATAAAGCAATTACAACAAGGGAAATTTGATGTAAAGGAAGTGGGGAAAGAAGCAGGGTTAGGTATGCTATTTGGACTTGGACTTGGGACAGGAGAACAGATTATAAATATTCCTTTAAGAACTGCTGTATCTTCTGTTTATGCAGGAGTATTTACTTCTCTGGAAGATTACATAAAACAGAAAAAGATTGACCCGAAAGATGTTTTAATAAATATGGCAATAGTAGGTGGATTTACTGCTTTAACTGGAAAACAAGTATCAAAACAAATAGAACAGGAAGTTTATAATAATTTTTATAACTCTATTAAGACAAGAATTTTAGAAAAAAATCCAAAAATAAATCCAGATATAGTAGATAAAATAACAAGAAATTTTGTTAATGCGTATTTTAATGAAGTTTATAAAAGAGGTGGTAGATTTCCAACACTGACTGAAATTGAGGATTTTGTAGAATGGTTTAATAAGAGTTTATGGAAAATATATATAGAACAGCCGACAAAAATTCCTTCACCAGTTGATAAAACGATTGTAAGAGAGGTTGGAAAAGCGATTATCCCTATAAAAGATGTTAAAGGAGAAATAGTTCCAGTAAGACCAGAGGAAGTGGTAAAGGTTAAACCTGCTCCACCAAAACCACCAATACCAATAGAAGGGAAAGTTTTACCACAAGAACCTATTAAAGTTAAAGGAGAAGTTAAGCCAAAAATAACAGAACCAGAAATTACACCTTCTCAACAGGAAGATATTAAACTTTTTACCAGAGAATTGATAGAAAGACATAATATACCTCCTGATGAAGCAGAAAAAAATGCCAGAGAATATATTTTATTACCAGAGGAGAAATGGTCAGAAGAAACAAAAAAGATAGCGAAAATAAGGGATAGAATGATAATAGAAGAAATAAATAAAATGGGGAAAAAGCAGTATAAAATACCAGTAAGAGAGGAAGAAGAGGTTGAGTATTTTAAAGCAGGGAAAAAGTATACTTCACCACCAGAAAAACCACCAGAACAATCATCTACTCCACCACCTCCACCACAAGGTAGAGGGATTACCGATAGTAGAATAGCAGTATTATTTGCTTCTGAATTTATTAAGAAATATCCACAAGTATCTACAAGATTAAAAACAAGTTTAGGTATATATGTTCCAAAAGAGCAAAGAATTTCTGTAAGTAGTGATATTTTTTCTAATCAGCCAGAAGTTGTTAAAGTTTTACTTCACGAAGCAGGACACGCAGTAGACAGAATGTTAGGAGCAAAAAGAAATACTTTACTTGGAAAACTTAACAGAATTAAAGATTATCTTAAAAAAGAGTTTGAAGGGGTTAAAGAAAAAGAGGTTAAAGAAGAAGTAATAAAAGTAAGTAAAGAATTTTTTGGAGAAAGTAGGTATGAAGTGTTAGAAAAACAGAAATTTCCTGCGGGTGAGTTATATGCTGACCTTTTTGCCTCTATTTTACACAATCCTGCCAGAGTAGCAGAAATAGCACCGAAAGCAAGTAAGATGTTCTGGAATGGAATAAATAAAAATGATGAACTTGCTAAACTAATCCGTAGTTTTATAGATTTGAATTCAACAGAGATTGATGAACTTGTTAATGAAGTAGCGAAAAAAGGAGCATCAGAGTGGATTAAAAATGAAGATTTAATACATCTTGCCAGAAATAAAGTTTTAGGAGAGCAGATTGATTTAAATGAGTGGTTTAAAAATACAGTACTAAAAAATAAAGAAGAAGCAGAGAAGATAGAAAAACAATTAAAAAAAGAGTTAGGGGGAATGGGTAGAGTATTACAAGAAGAATTGATTGATAAGTTTACTCTTTTACAGAAAAAAGCAAAAAAACTATATCAAGCAGGAGTGATAACAAAAGATGACTATAATGCAATTCTTAATATTTTAACACAATATCATTTTACTCCTTATGTATTATCTAAATACAAACTTCAAGAGTTATTTAATGAAATAAGCGATTTAATTCAGAAAAACAATATCAAAATAGAGGATATAAATTTAGTTTTGTTGGAAAAGAGAATTTTAAATCAGGAAGATATAGCAAATCCACTTGGAATAAGACCAGAACATATACCATCTATGTTGGAAACTTTTAAAAAGCAAGTTGGAGAAGAGTATTACAATAAACTTAATGAGGTAGTAGATAAAGTTAAGCGGTGGCACGATAAAATTTTAATAGAAGCAAAGCAATTGGGATTAAATATAGAAAATCTGGAAGAGTATTTAAAAGAAGAACATTTTTATGCACCATTTATTGTAGAAAAACATATTGAAGAACGAGTATCTCCATTTTTCAAAAAAAGAGCAGGGACACTTGACCCTGTTAAAGAGCCATTTTATAACTTAATAGAGAAAACTGTTGTGTTAAGAGAGTATGCTGAAAGAAATGCGTATAAAAGGAAATTGTTTGACACAGTTATAAAAACATTCCCAGGCGTAGAGAAAATCCCAGGTTCTCCAAAAAACCCTGTTAAACTTCCAGAAGGATACGAAATATTTTCTTTCCAGAGAGATGGAGTATGGGAAAGGTATAAAGTTCCAAAAGAAATTCTTAAAGAATTTGAGACAGGACAATATGATTTAGGGACAGCAAAAATACTTGATAAAACGAATAATTTCATTAAAGCGTATTTTACAAGGTGGAATTTAGGATTTATTTGCACTACTAACTTTTTAAGAGATTTAACTGCGGCTATTCTTTTTAGAGGTAGAGTTCATATATGGGATTTATTAAAACAATATCCAGAAGCAAAAAGATTAATTTCTGAATATTTAAGAGGAAAAACTTCACCTGAAATAGAAGAATTGGTTAAAAGAGGAATAATTGATGAAAGTTTTTTTGGTTCTTTAACAGATAGAGAGGCGTTTAGAAAGTTTTTATCAGAACAGGATAAAAAATTGTTAGAGTTAATTTCTGATGAAAAAACTAAAAATAAACTTATAGGAGCGATTGAAAATGTTATAGATAAAATTGAAGATTTAGGAGTAATAGGAGAAAAAATGCATAAAATATCATATTGGAAAGCGTTGAAAAAAAATCAAAAGAAATTAGGTTTATCAGATGAGGAAATAGGTTGGCTTACAAAAAATTTAGGCGGTTCACCTAACTTTTATCAAGTGGCAAAAGGGAAACATACCATTGAATTACCTTTCTTATTTTATAATGCGACAAAACAAGGGATGAGAAGGTTATATTTAGGAGCGACAACACCAGGCATAAGAGGAACTTTTTGGACAGGTGTTTTAACTATTACAGGACTTGCTATGTTAAAAATACTTGCTGAAAAAGGGTTTTTTGGAAAAGATTTAGAAGAGAAATATGAAGAAGCGTCAAATTATTTAAAGGCGTATTTTCCTGTTAGTTTTCCTGTTGGAGAAACAAGAGATGGTAGTTTAATTTGGTTAAGATTACCTGTTGCAGAAGAAGCAGTGTTATTTCACGCACTTGTTTATAATGTAGCAAAGTTAGAAATAGAACAAACAGAACAACAGGTTGATTTAAAAGAGTTATATCAGGCGTATAAATCTACAATAGGAAGACAATTACCTGGTATTAATCCTGCTGTTGAGTTAGGTTTTGAAATTATAAGAACTTTAACAGGAGATATACCTCTTGAATACTATATGGCTTCTAAAAAAGGAAAAGATAGGTTAGTAGGAGCGATAGTTGGAGATAAGTTTAATCTTAATGCTTTTGAGAAGATATGGGAAGATATTGAGGAGGGGAGAGAATTAAAAATAACAATTCCAGCAAGAAGTCCACTGGTCAACAGAGTTTTGAGAGTTATACCTTTTGAAGAGAGATTAAAGAATTTTAGAGGAGAATAAAATGAAGATATTGTTTTTATCACCTGCATTAGATAGTATAGGGATACAAATTAAATTAAGCAAAAAACATAAGATTTTAACTATTTTTTGTGATAAAAAAGAAGAGCATACAGGAGATAATTTAATAGATAGAATTTTAATTCCAAAAAATGAGATTTCTTTTGAAAAAGTATATGAAGTTGTTAAAAAGTTTAAACCTGATTTTATTATTGTTGATTTCACAGGATTAAAGAGTATTCCAGACCAGTTAAGAGAAGCAGGATATAGGGTATGGGGTGGAGGAAGTTTTTGTGATGTTATTGAATATGACAGATATTATGTTGTAAATTTACTTCATACTTTTGGAGTAAATATTCCAGAAACTTATGAATTTGATAATTTAAGAGAGGCAGTTGATTTTTTAGTTGAAAGAGGGGGAAGATGGGTATATAAACCAGAAGGGAGCAAAGAAGCAAGTCATACTTATGTATCACAGTTAGAAAATTCAGAAGATTTAATTTTCTATTTGAAAAGTTTAACTCAACAAGATAAAGGAAAATTTGTATTACAAAAATATATTGAAGGGATTGAAATATCTTCTGAAATTTATTTTAATGGGAAAGATTTTTATTTTTTAAATTGGACGATGGAAGATAAAAAGTTTATGAATGATAATTTAGGTGTTAATACAGGATGTAGTCAAGATGTATTGAAATTTTTTACTCCTGACAAAAAATTATTTAAAGAAGGGTTAGGAAAGATTGTTGGGTTTTTAAGGCAGATAAATTTTATAGGACAAATAGATTTTAACTCAATTATTTCTGATGATAAATATTATTTTTTAGAGATAACTCCGCGATTTGGGTATAATTCTATTTTTACCACAATAGAACTTTTAGGATTAGATTATTATATTGAGAGTATATATCTTCTTGCTGGTGGAGAAAAAATACAAGAGAAAAGACCAAGCGAATATGGTTGTAGTGTAAGAATTTCTATACCTAATTATCCTTTTCAAGAGACCTCACTTTTTGGAACTCCTATTCTGTTTGATGAGAAAGACGAGGAGCATATTTGGTTAGGTGGTGTTTTTTATCAAGATGGTTATTATCTTACTTCTGGTGGTTATGGTTGTGTAGCATATATAACAGAAAAACATAATATATTATTAAAAGGGGTGGAAAGAGTGTATAAAATAGTGGAAAAGGTTAAGACAATAGATATTCAATATAGAACAGATTTAGGTAAAAGACAATCAAAACAGATACCAGAACTTGTTAAATCAGGGTGGATTTAACAAAGGAGGGAATTATGAAACCTGCAAGTATTTTAACAAAAGAGGTTGATATTAACACAACAACACCTGCTGTTATTGAAGATATGTATGTTCAAGGAGTAAATATCTTTTCTGCTGTTGCTTATAAAATCTCTTTTGATGGGACAAATTACATAACTCTTCCTTCTGAAACAGCAGTAAATTTTGAAAATCTTGATATAACGAATTTTAAACTTTACATAAAAGCAGTTGATACATCAGGAAAAGCAGAAGTTGTTTTATTGAAATAAGGAGGTAAGTATGGGGATTTATCCGAAAGGGAGTGGTGGAAGCGGAGGAAGTAGCACAGATGAGAAAGTAAAAGTAGATAGTTCAGATATACAAGCAGGGTATTTAGAGGATAAGTTCGTGGCAGGAGATAATATAACAATAACAGAAGAACAAACAGAAGGAAATAAGAGATTAAGAATTTCAGCAGAAGGTGGAGGTGGAAGTTCTGATGAGAAAGTAAAAGTAGATAGTTCAGATATACAAGCAGGGTATTTAGAGGATANNNNNNNNNNNNNNNNNNNNNNNNNNNNNNNNNNNNNNNNNNNNNNNNNNNNNNNNNNNNNNNNNNNNNNNNNNNNNNNNNNNNNNNNNNNNNNNNNNNNGATGAGAAAGTAAAAGTAGATAGTTCAGATATACAAGCAGGGTATTTAGAGGATAAGTTCGTGGCAGGAGATAATATAACAATAACAGAAGAACAAACAGAAGGAAATAAGAGATTAAGAATTT
The bacterium genome window above contains:
- a CDS encoding ATP-grasp domain-containing protein, whose translation is MKILFLSPALDSIGIQIKLSKKHKILTIFCDKKEEHTGDNLIDRILIPKNEISFEKVYEVVKKFKPDFIIVDFTGLKSIPDQLREAGYRVWGGGSFCDVIEYDRYYVVNLLHTFGVNIPETYEFDNLREAVDFLVERGGRWVYKPEGSKEASHTYVSQLENSEDLIFYLKSLTQQDKGKFVLQKYIEGIEISSEIYFNGKDFYFLNWTMEDKKFMNDNLGVNTGCSQDVLKFFTPDKKLFKEGLGKIVGFLRQINFIGQIDFNSIISDDKYYFLEITPRFGYNSIFTTIELLGLDYYIESIYLLAGGEKIQEKRPSEYGCSVRISIPNYPFQETSLFGTPILFDEKDEEHIWLGGVFYQDGYYLTSGGYGCVAYITEKHNILLKGVERVYKIVEKVKTIDIQYRTDLGKRQSKQIPELVKSGWI